In the genome of Carya illinoinensis cultivar Pawnee chromosome 13, C.illinoinensisPawnee_v1, whole genome shotgun sequence, the window CTCTCTTAAACCGTTTATGTCCACCAAACAAAGAAGGAAAACGGAGCTTTAGTGACATCATGTTTAGGCGTCTGAGGAAGCTTGGTATTTCGAAGACCAGGCCCGAGGATCTTACACCTCAGGAAGTTAAAAAATTTGCTAGACTCGATATTGACCCTGAATCGATCACATGGAGAAGAGTAATGGATGTAAATGACAGGTTTTTGAGGAAGATTACTGTTGGCCAGGGTCCAGAAGAAAAAGGGATGGTGAGAGAAACAGGGTTTGATATTTCAGTTGCTAGTGAAATCATGGCTGTTTTAGCCCTGACAACGTCCCTTGCTGATATGAGAGAGAGGCTTGGGAGGATGGTGATTGGAAATAGCAAGGCTGGGGACCCTGTAACTGCAGATGATCTTGGAGTTGGAGGTGCTTTGACTGTGCTAATGAAGGACGCTATTAACCCTACTTTAATGCAGACTCTTGAGGGAACTCCAGTTCTTGTTCATGCAGGTCCTTTTGCAAATATTGCTCATGGGAATTCTTCTATTGTGGCTGATAAGATTGCATTAAAGCTGGTGGGACCTGGAGGGCTTGTGGTCACGGAAGCAGGTTTCGGTGCTGATATCGGAACTGAGAAGTTCATGAATATAAAATGCCGATATAGTCGCTTAACACCTCAGTGTGCTGTTATCGTGGCAACAATAAGGGCCTTGAAAATGCATGGTGGTGGGCCAGAAGTTGTTGCCGGGAAACCCCTTGATCATGCCTACATAACTGAAAATGTGGCTCTTGTTGAAGCAGGTTGTGTGAATCTGGCCAAGCATGTTTCAAACACAAAGGCTTACGGTGTGAATGTCGTTGTTGCTGTGAACATGTTCTCTACTGATACTGAGGCAGAACTCAATGCAGTGAGAAACGCTGCTTTGGCTGCTGGGGCGTATGATGCTGTCATATGCACTCATCATGCCCATGGTGGAAAAGGAGCGGTTAGTCACTCTGTTCccttagatattttttttaattaatccaAAAGGCCAACACTATGGGCATGAtgagtaacaaaaatatatgtaacaaaaaCTAATTGATCTATGACCATGACTGGTCTGTGAACAATCCCAAGTGAGTGGCTTGGTTTGCTTCCCAAATCTAGTATACGCCATGTTTCTTCAAATTGAACCCAATTTTGATCGTTGGATAATCTCTAATTTCCCATCTCATCCAGCCTTATCATTAACTCATTTTCTTGAATCGAACAAAAATGGTCAATGAAGTATTACATTTATTCCTACTTGTCCTGCAGTTTCGTGCCTCCTTGTTTTTGGTTGTTAGATATCTTGACAATATAAACACTATATAATGCTTTAAACAACACTGGTATGTCTCAATGTTTGTTGTCATTGTATCTGTTGAAGCCAGAAGATGGATTCGCTGACATCAGTCAAATCCCAAATTTCGCTCCTCCCTGTACTTGTGCAGCTGACAATTTATGTTTCTCTACTAGAgatgggtttttttttatttttttgaactttttgatagaCATTATCATGGTCATCAGGTTGATCTAGGGATCGCAGTTCAAAGAGCCTGTGAGAATGTCACACAACAATTAAGGTTCTTATATCCTTTGGACGTTAGTATCAAAGAGAAAATTGAGGCAATAGCCAGGTCATATGGTGCCAGTGGTGTTGAATACTCTGACCAGGTAAATTCCTGAATTCtgcaatatattttttacaagttCACTTTCTAATTGCATGGTCAACTTTCTCTTGATATCCATCTTTTATAACTTTCAAATTCAATTTGGAAATAAATATTGATTGACATGTACATTGTGGgatttctttctccttttgtgTTGATTGAAATGTATTAGAACCTCAGATTGTGATTTCTTTTGTTCtctgtctttctttttttcttgtctgGGAATTTCTTAAAATGAACTTTGTTCAGAAAAAATGGCCGATATAAAAAGAATTTCCAACACTTTTGGCTTGCGATTTTGAGACAAATATAGCTGGGAAAGGCATTTTGAAGCTATTTTCCAGCTCATGGTAAATTTATCAAAGAAACCACTTGCTAACAGTCATGAGGaaccatataaattttatcaacaTTGAACTCTTGTGTGCCATTTTCACTAAACTTCGTCGGTTTTTCTGTTATCGTGTTAAGAACCAAGATTAAAGAACAGCTGAAGTGCAAATGTCATTCTTTGTGGTATTGGAGAGCTTTTGAACCTTGCTTATAATCTTATTGACTTGGCTGCCTCTTTGCGAATGTAGGCTGAGAAGCAGATTGAGATGTACAGCAGGCAAGGGTTTACCGGTCTTCCAATCTGCATGGCAAAAACCCAGTATTCATTTTCACATAATGCTGCCCAGAAAGGTGCACCTAGTGGATTTGTCTTGCCAATAAGGGATGTGAGGGCTAGCATTGGAGCTGGATTTATCTATCCTTTAGTTGGAACAATGAGTACAATGCCAGGGCTTCCAACAAGGCCTTGCTTTTACGACATTGATCTTGACACATCCACGGGAAAGGTTATTGGTCTCTCTTAATGCTCTACGAACGTCTTTCCATAATGTGTTGTATGCAATCTTGAATCTTGTCGAGGCAGCCCTTTTCAAAGATCATTGGACCACGTCAGAGTTTCAGCCCCCTCCCCATTCATCTTCCGGACTTCTGCTGCTGAGCTTTTTACCTGTTTGTTCTTTATGAGCAGGCCATATAACTTCGAGTgtgaaataaaagtttcttgTCTAAAAACAGAAGTgtgaaataaaagtttcttgTCTAAAAACAAAGTGTGAAATAAAAGTTTCATGTATTTTGCTTTCACCTTTTTCCTGATCTGGTTTAAAGAAAACGTGCCTGAAAGATCTTTGTTTGAAGATCTATTATTTCCTGGTGACTTCCATTAGATTATTCTCCAGAAGGTTTTAATGTTAAGATGTCTGCATATGAAAAAGTTACTGTTCTTGGATGACTGCTCCTCAATTGTTAGAACCATTCATGCTATGAATGTTTGAACGTCGGAATTACTTCTCTCTTCCGCTGCAATGACACAGAAGTTATGGCATCAGCATGTATGACATGGtcctatataaaagaaaacagagGTGCTGAAAAGGTATAAGTAGAGCTGAACTCCCAAGTTGCCGAAAGACAAATCCTTCACTTTTATATTATACAAGAAGTTTCCCCCTGATTTCACCCAAGCTACAGTCGCTTTCTTAGTGAGTATTGCAACTTGGTAATAAATTGACCTTCAAATTTTGATCGAGCATGTGAATTACAATTTTccttcaaataaaaaacattaatttAGTTGAAGTGTTGAGTATACTAGACTAACGGCATGTTTTGACATTTGgagtattttataattttgttaatagtaatgaaattggtagttgaaatattttattaaattttaggaaattaatgagaaaatattaaataaaaatattatatagttaaaaaattatttaaatataatttataaaaaatctagTTGGAAACACAATCATACACTAATATGTACACCaatctattgtgattggttaaaaaatagattttatttaaaatattactaatttaaattttaagtatgaaggaatcaatattggtacgcagattagtacgctactttgcttgtatgtagaaaaattctttttaatattattgttgttttgaagtttgtaaaaattgtatttttttttttggttaaatgattaaatgaaaatttagaattgaaaaatattttgtatttaaataatatttaagaatgaaattaCGATAAATTCTAAGAATTATGAAAATTCTTTAACGGTCCAAACAAGCCAAACTCATCTCGAATTTTTTTCTGCACTTAGCGTCTGAACAACCACCATGTAAAATGTGTTGCGGAGTTTCTATTTAGAATTGCAAAGAGGACAGGTGAAATCTTGGTTGAgttgagaaaggaaagaaagctgaCCATCATGCCTTTTTTGTTAGGAGGGATAATTCCTCTAGCAATCCCGAATTTGCTATGCCCTACTGAAACAATATTATGCTACTCAGAGAATCTGAAAAATGTTTCATAGATCTCCCAAAAGTTGTGCTTAAACGGCAATCGTTTTAAAAGGCCAGGACGCCGTTTAAGACAGCATACGCTTAAACCCTAAACCCTCTGATGgtcgaagaagaagaggaagaagaggaaggaaaCAATTTCTCAACCGCCCAAAGCCCATAACTTTGTTTGGAAAATGCTAAGAATTGCACGAGCCTTCTCTTCCCCTCGAAAGATCAAACAACCCCTCACCCTTTCCCTCTCATTCTTCGCCCAATCCCTCTCGAACCCTTCTCTCTCACATCTCTCTGCCTATTCTCCTTTGGTTCCGAGACTACACCTTCAATACCCTCAATTCCCGCCCCTTcgcttctctttttcttcgaTCCCGTCTCTGTCCCTCACCCGCGATGGGAATTTCGACGAAGCCACTTCCCACACTCTCCTCGTCTGCCCCGGTTGCGGGGTTCACATGCAGGACTCTAGCCCTAAACACCCGGGCTTCTTCCTCAAGCCCTCCCAGAAGAGTTCCACTTATCGCTCGCGTGCCCATCTCTTGCCCCTCGCTCTGGAATCCGAATTCCCCGCTTCTCTCAGGAAGGGTCTTTTAATCGAGCCCGAGACCCCCGATTCTGATTCGAATTCTTCGGTCGGGGAGAGCTCCGAGAAACCGGTTGTCTGTGTGCGGTGCCATTCGCTGAGGCATTACGGGAAGGTGAAGGATCCGACAGTGGAGAATCTGTTGCCAGACTTCGATTTCGATTACACGATAGGGAAGAGGCTGGCTTCCACGAGTGGGACCCGTTCGGTGGTGTTGATGGTCGTGGACGCGTCGGATTTTGACGGATCTTTCCCGAGGAAGGTGGCGAAGCTGGTGTCGACGACTATCGAGGAGAACTCCGCTGCGTGGAAGCAAGGGAAGTCGGGGAACTTGCCGAGGCTGGTGCTGGTGGTGACGAAGATCGATTTGCTGCCAAGTGCTGTGTCGCCAACAAGGTTGGAGCATTGGGTGAGGCAGAGAGCGAGGGAGGGAGGAGCGAACAAGATAACGAGCGTGCACATGGTGAGTGCAGTGAGGGATTGGGGGCTGAAGAACTTGGTGGAGGATGTGGTGGGATTGGCCGGTCCGAGAGGGAGCGTGTGGGCGATAGGGGCTCAGAATGCGGGCAAGAGCACGCTAATAAATTCAATCGGGAAGCTTCTCGGAGGAGGAAATATTACGCATTTGACAGAGGCACCAGTGCCTGGGACAACTTTGGGGATCGTTAGAGTGGAGGGGATTTTGCCAGGGCAAGCAAAGCTGTTCGACACGCCAGGGCTTTTGCATCCGCATCAGATCACAACAAGGTTGACGAGGGAAGAGCAGAAACTTGTGCACATCAGCAAGGAGTTGAAACCGCGGACTTACAGGATAAAGGTtgtgcttttcttttgtttttgttatgcTTATTGTTTGTTCATTGAAACACTGACCTCTATCATTCATGTAGTATTTTCTCACATCAGACTGTTGGCTATGTCTATTTTCTTGCGAGCCATATGATTCTCTGATTCCCTTGTTGCAAGAAAGAATTCATTCCTTCTAGTTGATTTTGTGTGCGCTTTAATGTTTTTATCATTCGATTGTAACAGGTTGGCCATACTGTTCATATTGCTGGACTAATGAGGCTGGATATAG includes:
- the LOC122291887 gene encoding formate--tetrahydrofolate ligase produces the protein MSSSKTVRKLQVLSPVPADIDIANSVEPLHISDIAKELNLSPNHYDLYGKYKAKVLLSVLDELEGSEDGYYVVVGGITPTPLGEGKSTTTVGLCQALGAFLDKKVITCLRQPSQGPTFGIKGGAAGGGYSQVIPMDEFNLHLTGDIHAITAANNLLAAAIDTRVFHESTQSDKALLNRLCPPNKEGKRSFSDIMFRRLRKLGISKTRPEDLTPQEVKKFARLDIDPESITWRRVMDVNDRFLRKITVGQGPEEKGMVRETGFDISVASEIMAVLALTTSLADMRERLGRMVIGNSKAGDPVTADDLGVGGALTVLMKDAINPTLMQTLEGTPVLVHAGPFANIAHGNSSIVADKIALKLVGPGGLVVTEAGFGADIGTEKFMNIKCRYSRLTPQCAVIVATIRALKMHGGGPEVVAGKPLDHAYITENVALVEAGCVNLAKHVSNTKAYGVNVVVAVNMFSTDTEAELNAVRNAALAAGAYDAVICTHHAHGGKGAVDLGIAVQRACENVTQQLRFLYPLDVSIKEKIEAIARSYGASGVEYSDQAEKQIEMYSRQGFTGLPICMAKTQYSFSHNAAQKGAPSGFVLPIRDVRASIGAGFIYPLVGTMSTMPGLPTRPCFYDIDLDTSTGKVIGLS
- the LOC122292631 gene encoding GTP-binding protein BRASSINAZOLE INSENSITIVE PALE GREEN 2, chloroplastic, which gives rise to MLRIARAFSSPRKIKQPLTLSLSFFAQSLSNPSLSHLSAYSPLVPRLHLQYPQFPPLRFSFSSIPSLSLTRDGNFDEATSHTLLVCPGCGVHMQDSSPKHPGFFLKPSQKSSTYRSRAHLLPLALESEFPASLRKGLLIEPETPDSDSNSSVGESSEKPVVCVRCHSLRHYGKVKDPTVENLLPDFDFDYTIGKRLASTSGTRSVVLMVVDASDFDGSFPRKVAKLVSTTIEENSAAWKQGKSGNLPRLVLVVTKIDLLPSAVSPTRLEHWVRQRAREGGANKITSVHMVSAVRDWGLKNLVEDVVGLAGPRGSVWAIGAQNAGKSTLINSIGKLLGGGNITHLTEAPVPGTTLGIVRVEGILPGQAKLFDTPGLLHPHQITTRLTREEQKLVHISKELKPRTYRIKVGHTVHIAGLMRLDIEESSADSIYISVWASPYLPLHMGKTENAKTMLEDHFGRQLQPPLGEKKRVEELGKWVRREFCVSGNSWDSSSVDIAASGLGWFAVGLKGEAVLGVWTYEGIDVVLRNSLIHYRSNNFEVAGFTVSKIVSNADQALNKQRQDVKKRKQGNPKVSVTAESSLLTGDADSNSC